The following coding sequences lie in one Desulfotignum phosphitoxidans DSM 13687 genomic window:
- a CDS encoding TRAP transporter large permease, which yields MSPTLIGIIGIVFMLALFLTQMPVAFVMALVGYVGFSYVINIEAGLALLSLEVYETLASYDLSTIPLFILMGQLGFHSGISKRLYDAGYKFLGNIRGGLAMATVSACTAFGAVCGSSPATAATMATIGLPEMKRYNYDDELATGSVASGGSIGMIMPPSVVLIIYGILTQQSIGALFVAGIFPALLITLLFILCIYIRCTISPKQGPPGESFSWTEKLKSLLGLGETLAVFALVIIGIFVGLFTPTEAAAIGAFGVLLIALVRRQITWQGFVNSVLETLRTSCMVMMLIVGAVILSKFLAVTRIPFEIAGWVAGLDIPAVLVMSVILIIYLIGGCFIDALAFVTLTVPIFYPVVQQLGYDPVWFGVMIVMITQMGVITPPIGINVYVVYGVAQTVFRQTIPLQTIFKGVIPFLAALIVGVIILILFPQIILFLPNLLY from the coding sequence ATGAGCCCGACACTCATCGGTATTATCGGCATTGTTTTCATGCTGGCACTGTTTCTGACACAAATGCCCGTGGCTTTTGTCATGGCCCTGGTGGGATATGTGGGATTTTCCTATGTCATCAATATCGAAGCCGGCCTGGCCCTGCTGTCTCTGGAAGTGTATGAAACCCTGGCTTCCTATGACCTGTCCACCATTCCCTTGTTCATTCTCATGGGCCAGCTGGGGTTTCATTCGGGTATCAGCAAACGGCTGTATGACGCCGGGTATAAATTCCTAGGCAATATCAGAGGCGGGCTGGCCATGGCCACGGTGTCCGCGTGCACGGCGTTCGGAGCCGTGTGCGGATCCAGCCCGGCCACTGCCGCCACCATGGCCACCATCGGGCTGCCGGAAATGAAGCGGTACAACTATGACGATGAACTGGCCACCGGTTCCGTGGCATCCGGCGGCAGCATCGGCATGATCATGCCCCCGTCCGTGGTACTCATCATTTACGGCATTTTAACCCAGCAGTCCATCGGGGCGTTGTTTGTGGCCGGCATTTTTCCGGCCCTGCTGATCACGCTGTTGTTCATTTTGTGCATTTATATCCGCTGCACCATTTCGCCGAAACAGGGTCCGCCCGGTGAATCTTTTTCATGGACGGAAAAGCTGAAATCCCTGCTGGGTCTGGGCGAAACCCTGGCGGTGTTTGCCCTGGTCATCATCGGAATTTTCGTAGGCTTGTTCACTCCGACGGAAGCAGCCGCCATCGGGGCTTTTGGTGTTTTGCTCATCGCTTTGGTCAGACGTCAGATCACCTGGCAGGGATTTGTGAACTCCGTTCTGGAGACCCTTCGCACCTCCTGCATGGTCATGATGCTGATCGTAGGCGCCGTGATCCTGAGCAAATTTCTGGCCGTGACAAGAATTCCCTTTGAAATCGCCGGATGGGTGGCCGGTCTGGACATTCCCGCCGTACTGGTCATGAGCGTGATTCTGATCATCTATCTCATCGGCGGCTGTTTTATCGATGCCCTGGCCTTTGTCACCCTGACCGTGCCCATTTTCTATCCCGTGGTCCAGCAGCTGGGGTATGATCCTGTCTGGTTCGGGGTCATGATTGTCATGATCACCCAGATGGGGGTGATCACCCCGCCCATCGGCATCAATGTGTACGTGGTTTATGGCGTGGCCCAGACCGTGTTCAGGCAGACCATCCCGTTGCAGACCATCTTCAAGGGCGTGATTCCTTTTCTGGCCGCGTTGATTGTGGGCGTCATCATTCTGATCCTGTTTCCACAGATCATTTTGTTTCTGCCCAACCTGCTGTATTGA
- a CDS encoding CoA transferase subunit A: MNNDLNKIMPLAQAVARFVKTGSHISIGGFTLNRNPMAAVYEIIRQKIKELHLYAHSNGTGLDELIGAGCVSRLEIAYGGNGKAAPTCIRFARAVQNNEILFEDYSNYMMSLRFMAGAMGVPFLPTLSGLGSDMLTTWGFSESMRRSDPKIVDSKLAVVDNPFGNWGGAKKVVAVPAINPDVTIIHVQKADAMGTCRIQGLTFADVEQVKASRHVIVTCEQLVEKPVLREHPDMNQIPFIHVTAVCHVPFGGYPTAVYGHYDYDAQYLKRFAKAARDEAAFKAYQDRFIFGVKDHEQFLEKVGKDRLAAIAADPKTGYSVNMKRD, from the coding sequence ATGAACAATGACCTGAACAAGATCATGCCGCTGGCACAGGCCGTGGCCCGGTTTGTGAAAACCGGCTCCCACATCTCCATCGGCGGATTTACCTTGAACCGCAACCCCATGGCGGCGGTGTATGAAATTATCCGCCAGAAAATCAAGGAGTTGCATTTATATGCCCATTCCAACGGCACGGGCCTGGATGAACTTATCGGGGCCGGGTGTGTCTCCAGGCTGGAGATCGCTTATGGGGGAAACGGCAAGGCCGCCCCCACCTGTATCCGGTTTGCCAGAGCCGTCCAGAACAATGAGATCCTGTTTGAAGACTATTCCAATTATATGATGAGCCTGCGGTTCATGGCCGGGGCCATGGGCGTGCCTTTTTTGCCTACGTTGTCCGGCCTGGGCTCGGACATGCTGACCACCTGGGGGTTTTCAGAATCCATGCGCAGGTCCGACCCCAAAATTGTGGACAGCAAACTGGCAGTGGTGGACAATCCGTTCGGGAACTGGGGGGGCGCTAAAAAAGTGGTGGCTGTGCCCGCCATCAACCCGGATGTCACCATCATCCATGTGCAAAAGGCCGATGCCATGGGCACCTGCCGCATTCAGGGGCTGACCTTTGCCGATGTGGAACAGGTCAAGGCATCCCGGCATGTGATCGTGACCTGTGAACAACTGGTGGAAAAACCGGTGCTCAGAGAACATCCGGACATGAACCAGATTCCTTTCATCCATGTGACCGCCGTGTGCCATGTGCCGTTCGGCGGCTATCCCACGGCCGTTTACGGCCATTATGACTATGATGCGCAATATCTGAAGCGGTTTGCAAAGGCCGCCAGAGACGAGGCGGCATTCAAGGCGTATCAGGACCGGTTTATTTTCGGGGTGAAAGACCATGAGCAGTTTCTGGAAAAAGTGGGCAAAGACCGGCTCGCCGCCATTGCGGCTGATCCGAAAACCGGTTACAGCGTGAATATGAAAAGGGATTGA
- a CDS encoding TRAP transporter substrate-binding protein — protein sequence MRLRSVPLFLVFCPFFFLIQPAGAQMRLTYSNFFPPTHVHSQLAESWCKEIEKQTHGEIVFNYFPASTLTRPQQTYIAVAKGVADIGMTAIAYSRGRFPVLEAIDLPMGYTSGVQATAVANQVLERFDPEELHNTEVMYLHAHGPGIIHTRNKPIHGLADLKGLKIRGTGTSGEVIAALGGTPVGQSMAETYQMLQRGVVDGSAHPIEANNGWKLGEVAKFMIQNFSSGYTTTFAVFMNQKKWHQLTPKQQEIFTRINKEYALKHGQAWDEADEKGMAFFLSKGGTVISQTDEESKRWAEKSSVLLEDYVQSVAKRGIDGKAIVDFIQTRLQQP from the coding sequence ATGCGCTTACGATCGGTTCCATTGTTTCTGGTTTTCTGTCCCTTTTTTTTTCTGATCCAACCGGCCGGGGCTCAGATGCGGCTGACCTATTCCAACTTCTTTCCGCCCACCCATGTTCACAGTCAACTGGCGGAAAGCTGGTGCAAAGAGATAGAAAAACAGACCCACGGCGAGATTGTGTTCAACTATTTTCCGGCCTCCACCCTGACCCGGCCCCAGCAGACTTATATTGCCGTGGCAAAAGGGGTGGCGGACATCGGCATGACGGCCATTGCCTATTCCCGGGGCCGGTTTCCGGTGCTGGAAGCCATTGACCTGCCCATGGGATACACCTCCGGGGTCCAGGCCACGGCCGTGGCCAACCAGGTGCTGGAACGGTTCGATCCGGAAGAGCTGCACAACACTGAAGTGATGTATCTGCATGCCCACGGCCCCGGCATCATCCACACCCGGAACAAACCCATCCATGGCCTCGCGGATCTCAAAGGCCTGAAAATCCGGGGAACCGGCACCAGCGGGGAAGTCATCGCCGCCCTGGGCGGGACCCCTGTGGGCCAGTCCATGGCGGAAACCTATCAGATGCTCCAGCGGGGCGTGGTGGACGGCTCAGCCCATCCCATCGAGGCCAACAACGGCTGGAAACTGGGAGAAGTGGCCAAATTTATGATCCAGAACTTTTCCAGCGGATACACCACCACCTTTGCCGTGTTCATGAACCAGAAAAAATGGCATCAATTGACCCCGAAACAGCAGGAAATCTTCACCCGCATCAACAAAGAATACGCACTGAAACATGGACAGGCCTGGGATGAGGCGGACGAAAAAGGCATGGCGTTTTTTCTGTCCAAAGGCGGCACCGTGATTTCCCAGACCGACGAGGAATCAAAACGCTGGGCTGAAAAATCATCGGTTCTTTTAGAAGACTATGTTCAATCCGTGGCAAAAAGAGGCATTGACGGCAAAGCGATTGTGGATTTCATCCAAACCCGTCTGCAGCAGCCATAA
- a CDS encoding TRAP transporter small permease has product MRQIALALNKLSNAMKLVGGIALVGMMLLTVVDVIGRFFKHPIFGSVEIVGFLATIIVAGALPYTYKIGGHVGVEILMQTFSRKTQIWVRLITRTLTLFLFGLITWQMFLHATELRQMGEISMSLKFPTYYIAYILGFGLLLFSITILETICLDIVELRKGDSK; this is encoded by the coding sequence ATGAGACAGATTGCTCTGGCACTGAACAAACTATCCAATGCCATGAAACTTGTCGGCGGTATCGCCCTGGTCGGCATGATGCTGTTGACCGTGGTGGATGTCATCGGGCGGTTCTTCAAACACCCGATATTCGGATCAGTTGAAATCGTCGGGTTTCTGGCAACCATCATTGTGGCCGGAGCCCTGCCCTATACCTATAAAATAGGCGGCCATGTGGGCGTTGAAATTCTGATGCAGACCTTTTCCCGAAAAACCCAAATCTGGGTCCGGCTGATCACACGGACTTTGACTCTATTTCTGTTCGGACTGATCACATGGCAGATGTTTCTGCATGCGACAGAACTCAGACAGATGGGGGAAATATCCATGAGCCTGAAATTCCCCACTTATTATATCGCTTATATCCTGGGTTTCGGGTTACTGCTTTTTTCCATCACCATTCTGGAAACCATTTGTCTTGATATTGTGGAACTGCGGAAAGGAGATTCGAAATGA
- a CDS encoding acyl-CoA dehydratase activase: MKQNNTYLAGLDIGSTTAKLVLVDGAGQSVFSRYQRHYARIMDTVSVFLNEVLEDLGNCRIQLAVTGSAGMGMSREMDLPFVQEVIATHEVVRHLYPKVRTVVDIGGEDSKMIFLSSDRPPDIRMNGSCAGGTGAFIDQLAALLNCSPGDLNALARQHIQVYPIASRCGVFAKTDVQNLLSRNVPVPDIAASVFHAVAIQCLNTLARGYDIRPKLLLCGGVFTFLPELVKAFLNVLDLPVSDTVIPDTPALLPAIGAAMFSRQQDTGFFVSDLLKAMAINQARSHTQNNRLAPLFSRKTDRENWEQNRRQIQIPRMALSEYPSSECFVGVDSGSTTTKIIALGTNNQVLFSWYRNNDGNPIQAVVRGLAALRDEIMAHRPNLVITGTAVTGYGEDLIRTAFGMDMGLVETIAHFEAARHMDPDVSFILDIGGQDMKAIFIRNGAICRIELNEACSSGCGSFIETFAGSLGYRVNAFADLAMEAESPCDLGTRCTVFMNSRVKQALRENAKVADISAGLSFAVVKNCLFKVLKLIDTKQMGTHIVLQGGAGKNPSIVRALEILAEVRVTHSDMPEMMGAFGAALAARNWVEKKKDSFTPSFSAIHHLETIADFSTRQIVCHGCENACAVTRFIFSNGRSFYSGNRCEKIFGSKGRDLSEKGFDFAEFKYRLLFDRNLSPHTHPRWTVGIPRCLNFYENFAFWHAFFIHCGINVVLSGPSTMAMSDTAKGSIMSDNICFPAKLANAHVLDLVHKGVDRIFYPLVMYEYDEFQKVVNTFNCPIVSSYTDVIDSSLDLNSRKGIPLDKPVITFKDETLLTRACVAYLRPLGIAGSRIKAAVKKGLAAHQTYKNTIREKGVMMVRQAKQSRRLLVVLCGRPYHIDPLINQKIPRILTDFGVDFITEDAVPDTGNAAFDTLQVLTQWAYPNRLYHAASWVARQPDHIQMIQLNSFGCGPDAVAIEENRQILETGGKNQTLVKVDDISSTGSVRLRIRSMVASLKRQNSPHRPGQEVRRTTPHFEKKDRKRRIIAPFFADNYSAYLPPVFETAGYRLEILPPPDRVSVETGLRYAGNDICYPAVLVTGDIIKALKTGRYDPETIAVGITQTGGQCRASSYLSLIRKAMVAAGFEQIPVISVTSAQGLTHQPGFDINWLKLLKLLFVTTMYADCIAKMYYATAVREVQAGTSRRLRQKYIAAAHPCILTRDYDRFFSLLDAAVSEFNRVEIDDQVAGKIGIVGEIYIKYNAFGNQFLTEFLMENRVEPVIPPILDYFIQDFVNYRENIRAHIRHRKLTDILGQFIETFLNTFHKKINHRFSAFRFYTPFHDIRKVADKAGKILSLVNQFGEGWLIPGEIACLAEDGVTHVVSVQPFGCIANHIVSKGVEKRIKALYPDMNLLYLDFDAGTSEVNVRNRLHFMVESVKARFEDQHHRSVLT, from the coding sequence ATGAAACAGAACAATACATATCTGGCCGGTCTGGATATCGGTTCCACCACAGCCAAGCTGGTTCTGGTGGATGGTGCCGGTCAATCGGTTTTTTCACGGTATCAGCGGCATTATGCCCGGATCATGGATACGGTGTCTGTTTTTTTAAATGAGGTTCTGGAAGATCTGGGCAACTGCCGGATTCAGCTGGCTGTGACCGGATCCGCGGGCATGGGGATGTCCCGGGAAATGGATCTGCCGTTTGTTCAGGAGGTGATCGCCACCCATGAAGTGGTCCGGCATTTATATCCAAAGGTCCGGACGGTGGTGGATATCGGCGGAGAAGACTCTAAAATGATCTTTCTGTCTTCGGACAGACCCCCGGATATCCGCATGAACGGCAGCTGCGCAGGGGGCACGGGTGCATTCATCGATCAGCTGGCAGCCCTGCTGAACTGCTCTCCGGGTGATCTCAATGCGCTGGCAAGACAGCATATTCAGGTGTATCCCATTGCATCCCGGTGCGGCGTGTTTGCCAAAACCGATGTGCAGAATCTGTTGAGCCGCAACGTGCCCGTGCCGGATATTGCGGCATCCGTGTTTCATGCCGTGGCCATCCAATGTTTGAACACCCTGGCCAGAGGGTATGATATCCGGCCCAAACTCCTGCTGTGCGGGGGGGTGTTCACATTTCTGCCGGAACTGGTCAAGGCGTTTCTGAACGTTCTGGACCTGCCGGTTTCCGATACAGTAATACCTGACACACCGGCCCTGCTGCCGGCAATCGGGGCGGCCATGTTCAGCCGGCAGCAGGATACCGGTTTTTTTGTGTCGGATCTGCTTAAAGCCATGGCGATCAACCAGGCCCGGTCCCATACACAAAATAACCGTCTGGCCCCGCTGTTTTCCAGGAAAACCGACCGGGAAAACTGGGAACAAAACCGGCGCCAGATCCAGATTCCCCGGATGGCATTATCTGAGTATCCGTCGTCTGAATGCTTTGTGGGCGTGGATTCCGGGTCCACCACCACAAAGATTATCGCTTTGGGAACAAACAATCAGGTATTGTTCTCCTGGTACAGAAACAATGACGGCAATCCCATCCAGGCCGTGGTCCGGGGATTGGCAGCCCTGCGCGATGAAATCATGGCGCACCGACCCAACCTTGTCATCACCGGCACGGCTGTGACCGGGTATGGGGAAGACCTGATCCGCACGGCATTCGGCATGGATATGGGACTGGTGGAAACCATTGCCCATTTTGAAGCAGCAAGGCATATGGACCCGGATGTGTCATTTATTCTGGACATCGGGGGCCAGGACATGAAAGCCATTTTCATCCGGAATGGCGCCATCTGCCGCATCGAGCTCAATGAGGCCTGTTCCTCCGGATGCGGGTCTTTCATTGAAACATTTGCCGGTTCTCTGGGGTATCGGGTGAACGCGTTCGCCGATCTGGCCATGGAAGCGGAATCTCCCTGTGATCTGGGCACCCGGTGCACGGTGTTCATGAACTCCCGGGTCAAACAGGCGTTGCGGGAAAATGCAAAAGTGGCGGACATCAGTGCCGGCCTGTCTTTTGCCGTGGTGAAAAACTGCCTGTTCAAAGTGCTCAAGCTCATCGACACCAAACAGATGGGGACCCATATCGTGCTACAGGGTGGGGCCGGTAAAAATCCGTCCATTGTCCGGGCCCTGGAAATTCTGGCGGAAGTGCGTGTCACCCATTCAGACATGCCGGAAATGATGGGGGCCTTTGGTGCGGCCCTGGCTGCCCGCAATTGGGTTGAAAAAAAGAAAGACTCTTTCACCCCTTCGTTTTCAGCCATTCACCACCTGGAAACCATCGCGGATTTCAGCACCCGGCAGATTGTGTGCCACGGGTGTGAAAACGCGTGTGCCGTCACCCGGTTTATTTTTTCCAACGGCCGGTCCTTTTATTCGGGCAACCGGTGCGAAAAAATATTTGGGTCCAAAGGCCGGGACCTTTCTGAAAAAGGGTTTGACTTTGCCGAGTTCAAATACCGGCTTCTGTTTGACCGGAATCTGTCCCCCCACACCCATCCCAGATGGACCGTGGGAATTCCCAGGTGTTTGAATTTTTACGAAAACTTTGCGTTCTGGCATGCGTTTTTCATCCATTGCGGCATTAATGTGGTTTTGTCGGGCCCTTCCACCATGGCCATGAGCGATACGGCCAAAGGCAGTATCATGTCCGACAATATCTGTTTTCCCGCCAAACTGGCCAATGCCCATGTCCTGGACCTGGTGCACAAAGGTGTGGACCGGATTTTCTATCCTTTGGTCATGTATGAATATGATGAATTCCAGAAAGTGGTCAACACGTTTAACTGTCCCATTGTCAGCAGTTATACGGATGTAATCGACAGCAGTCTGGATTTGAATTCCAGAAAAGGGATTCCTTTGGACAAGCCCGTGATCACGTTCAAAGATGAGACCTTGCTGACCCGGGCCTGCGTGGCCTATCTGCGGCCCCTGGGGATTGCCGGATCACGCATTAAGGCGGCGGTCAAAAAAGGGCTGGCCGCCCATCAGACGTACAAAAACACGATCCGGGAAAAAGGGGTCATGATGGTACGTCAGGCAAAACAGAGCCGGCGCCTTCTGGTAGTGCTCTGCGGCCGGCCGTATCACATCGATCCGTTGATCAACCAGAAAATTCCCCGGATTCTGACCGATTTCGGCGTGGATTTCATCACGGAAGATGCCGTGCCCGACACCGGGAATGCCGCGTTTGACACGCTCCAGGTCCTGACCCAGTGGGCCTATCCCAACCGGTTGTACCATGCGGCATCCTGGGTGGCCCGGCAGCCGGACCATATCCAGATGATTCAGCTCAATTCATTCGGGTGCGGGCCTGATGCCGTGGCCATTGAAGAAAACCGGCAGATTCTGGAGACCGGAGGGAAAAACCAGACCCTGGTGAAAGTGGACGATATTTCCAGCACCGGATCGGTGCGGTTGCGTATCCGTTCCATGGTGGCATCGTTAAAACGGCAGAACAGCCCCCACCGGCCCGGTCAGGAAGTGCGCAGGACCACCCCGCATTTTGAGAAAAAAGACCGGAAACGGCGGATCATTGCCCCGTTTTTTGCCGACAATTATTCCGCATACCTGCCCCCGGTATTTGAGACCGCCGGATACCGGCTCGAAATCCTGCCTCCGCCGGACCGGGTGTCTGTGGAAACCGGGCTCAGGTATGCCGGCAATGATATCTGTTATCCGGCCGTGCTGGTGACCGGGGATATCATCAAAGCCCTGAAAACCGGGCGGTATGATCCTGAAACGATTGCCGTGGGCATCACCCAGACCGGCGGACAGTGCCGGGCATCCAGCTACCTGTCTTTGATCCGGAAAGCCATGGTGGCGGCGGGATTTGAGCAGATTCCCGTTATTTCAGTGACCAGTGCCCAGGGACTGACCCATCAGCCCGGGTTTGACATCAACTGGCTCAAGCTGCTCAAATTGCTGTTTGTCACCACCATGTATGCGGACTGCATTGCCAAGATGTATTATGCCACGGCGGTGAGAGAGGTTCAGGCGGGCACCAGCCGCCGACTGCGGCAAAAATATATTGCTGCAGCCCACCCCTGCATTCTGACCCGGGATTATGACCGGTTTTTTTCGCTGCTGGATGCGGCCGTATCGGAGTTCAACCGGGTGGAGATTGATGACCAGGTCGCAGGTAAGATCGGAATTGTGGGAGAGATCTATATTAAATACAATGCATTCGGCAATCAGTTTCTGACCGAGTTTCTCATGGAAAACCGGGTGGAACCGGTCATCCCGCCGATTCTGGACTATTTTATCCAGGATTTTGTCAATTACCGGGAAAATATCCGGGCCCATATCCGGCACCGGAAACTCACTGATATTTTAGGGCAGTTCATTGAAACGTTTTTGAACACCTTCCATAAAAAAATCAATCACCGGTTTTCAGCGTTCCGGTTTTATACCCCGTTTCATGACATCCGCAAGGTGGCGGACAAAGCCGGAAAGATCCTGTCTCTGGTGAATCAGTTCGGTGAAGGGTGGCTCATCCCCGGTGAGATCGCCTGCCTGGCCGAAGACGGGGTGACCCATGTGGTCAGTGTCCAGCCCTTTGGCTGCATTGCCAACCACATTGTGTCCAAAGGCGTGGAAAAGCGCATCAAGGCCCTGTATCCGGACATGAACCTGCTGTACCTGGATTTTGATGCCGGCACCTCGGAAGTCAATGTCAGAAACCGGCTGCATTTCATGGTGGAGTCGGTGAAAGCCCGGTTTGAAGACCAGCATCACCGGTCAGTTCTGACGTAA
- a CDS encoding CoA-transferase subunit beta — translation MDTSYTPKEIMTIMAAREIKNGDIVFSGTGISMLAAMAAKKINAPDSVIFFETGAMDSLLEEIPFAVADPRIMYWAAANSSLTDAFATMQNRITGDRVIAILGAAQIDMYGNLNTTCIGDYFSPDIRFSGSGGGCDVASFVPRCIAFMQHETRKFVKHLDYLTSPGQLTGNGAREKAGLRPGGVSVVVTNLGVMRFDTDTGQMYLDQYYPGTTPGMILENTGFDMDVSRAAPADPPTPAELKILRENCDPQRLILGPA, via the coding sequence ATGGACACCTCTTATACCCCCAAAGAAATCATGACCATCATGGCGGCAAGGGAGATTAAAAACGGGGACATTGTTTTTTCCGGCACGGGCATCTCCATGCTTGCGGCCATGGCCGCCAAAAAAATCAATGCCCCGGACAGTGTGATTTTTTTTGAAACCGGTGCCATGGATTCCCTGCTCGAAGAGATTCCCTTTGCCGTGGCCGATCCCCGGATCATGTACTGGGCCGCAGCCAACTCCAGCCTGACCGATGCCTTTGCCACCATGCAGAACCGCATCACCGGGGACCGGGTGATCGCGATTTTAGGCGCGGCCCAGATCGATATGTACGGCAATCTGAATACCACCTGCATCGGGGATTATTTTTCTCCGGATATCCGGTTTTCCGGCAGCGGCGGCGGGTGTGACGTGGCCAGTTTCGTGCCCCGGTGCATTGCATTCATGCAGCATGAAACACGAAAATTTGTCAAACACCTGGATTATCTCACCAGTCCGGGGCAGTTGACCGGCAACGGGGCCAGAGAAAAGGCAGGGCTTCGGCCCGGCGGGGTCAGCGTGGTGGTCACCAACTTAGGGGTGATGCGGTTTGACACGGACACGGGTCAAATGTATCTGGATCAATATTATCCCGGCACCACACCGGGAATGATTCTTGAAAATACCGGGTTTGACATGGATGTATCCCGGGCGGCCCCGGCCGATCCACCCACACCGGCCGAACTGAAAATTCTGCGGGAAAACTGTGATCCCCAGCGGCTGATTCTCGGCCCGGCCTGA